A single region of the Corallococcus caeni genome encodes:
- a CDS encoding translocation/assembly module TamB domain-containing protein: protein MSDPTTPAPAPPHRRKRWGRRILWGLLGLLGLIVLLVVGALVYATSPGGSARIARFGVDLANKQLAGRLELGGFDLDFNGAVLTGIKLYTPEGDLAAEIARVEARLHLAPLLGQQVDLTKVRIDTPRLYLVQDERGLNLMRALEPKEPKPEEPPTQSQSALRIDLKDFELSHGYVDFQQELPDGGERQVRLEELGAKGEGHYGLADMDFAADLQATGGLTRPLTGPVRLVLKGQGKDVVRQVDAQLALAGIEADLGAKQSGETAAAVELRRLRVPPEPVKAFVPAYPLVVPIEAKGTASMDGDLAKAKLGAAAGKATLDLTGDVNLKTYRTTETTVKARGVNLAELMEGGIPTNIAADLVAHGGGDSVDTLDGDVALTVSPSEYRGQSVGPIELKASAKDGRYNVANLRVMMPGAAFIASGEGTTKALEARGSLSAGNLKLLSQALNKLLPGGTVPPMSGSGSLELLVQGPPRSPGVKADGNFVALNYGDIAITDLTLKASVPDVTRPLTTDATVLVSQLKTAGRTFRDLSLALTTDANRELKASVRVDGDAQLALGVEGTVDADNEGLAMRAFSLSWPEATWTLQQPTHLAFGGGRIALEPPLALASGPQTLKIAALKDGERVDARIDLGAFDLSKLPRIAVPQDLGLGGTLSGHVAAKGRMARPDADVDLTLVDGKARGYEGLGLQVKAQYVKDRATGTLGAELNAARVSSRFDVPVQGVLRRRNEPLSLTVNLEKLDVAETLKLAAQPPGPTGQITGTLVVNGSAKDPRLDLKVVGADLRYPGRPEALFAQALGFELHANSDANDATLGARLDVKGIAPRAYVALKTPFTLGGVIAKPPTPAQALEAPLHLEALIAELPLKLLQGAEGVDKPDGTVTLKADVNGSALAPLGRVELQAKGVTANGLPPLNGTALALAGDKDVKLTLDVQRPDGPLATLEARVLAPLAALQDREVVSRVPFRMKGRVGPVPLSELPGMAVRQPGQGNRGPQGVLAMELIARGTPEAPELELNAGLQGLGVAQTALGQARLHYSYSEAKSLFDAMLTAPGGGSLLLGGTLGLDLSLPAFQAAQGPAKKVDRAPVEVSLRARRFDPTFLSGISPYVRSLGGLMQADANLGGTVGAPTFKGTLAWKDGKLGLMGYGEYHDIQLALNASQQRIELKQLTAKSGNGSLELTATANRQGKSGEFVMEGKGHTKNLPIVVEDQLMALLTLNLSMKGSLSERLVNISDLSIPEAHVELPEAKRKDLQPLERPVDVVMVRNGVPVDKRKKKEKAPTQVATSQKAQNPRNAPDSPGMPGNPQPTVGGSGDAGGPTSQAEAEALAEDGEEEEAPQRQFWVNINAPRNLWVRGTDLNVQLGLSEGFRVEYANEARMFGEVMVLLGRVDVLGRRFDVQRDSQVRFTGPVMTPYINVTAEHRNDNANVTVFVTVRGQGKEVTLKTTSDPALPESEIYTLLATGRRTLERGSGASMNAGAQAASVVGSFVANEARKAIAAKLPLDVLSIEAGEGGIAGTKLEVGTYVTDKIYVGYTGRVGANLQKGENANAVRFQYLFSPRWSLEGMYGDARSGGLDLIWTKEY, encoded by the coding sequence TTGAGCGACCCCACGACCCCCGCCCCCGCCCCGCCCCACCGGCGCAAGCGCTGGGGACGGCGGATCCTGTGGGGCCTGCTTGGCTTGCTGGGGCTCATCGTCCTGCTGGTGGTGGGCGCGCTCGTGTACGCCACCAGTCCGGGCGGCTCCGCCCGCATCGCCCGCTTCGGCGTCGACCTGGCGAACAAGCAGCTCGCCGGCCGGCTGGAGCTGGGCGGGTTCGACCTGGACTTCAACGGCGCGGTCCTCACCGGCATCAAGCTCTACACGCCCGAAGGCGACCTGGCGGCGGAGATCGCCCGCGTGGAGGCGCGGCTCCACCTGGCGCCGCTCCTGGGCCAGCAGGTGGACCTGACGAAGGTGCGCATCGACACGCCCCGCCTGTACCTGGTGCAGGACGAGCGCGGCCTCAACCTGATGCGCGCGCTGGAGCCCAAGGAGCCCAAGCCGGAGGAGCCGCCCACCCAGAGCCAGAGCGCGCTGCGCATCGACCTCAAGGACTTCGAGCTCAGCCACGGCTACGTGGACTTCCAGCAGGAGCTGCCGGACGGCGGTGAGCGCCAGGTGCGCCTGGAGGAGCTCGGCGCGAAGGGTGAAGGCCACTACGGCCTGGCGGACATGGACTTCGCCGCGGACCTCCAGGCCACGGGCGGCCTCACCCGTCCGCTCACGGGCCCGGTGCGCCTGGTGCTCAAGGGCCAGGGCAAGGACGTGGTGCGCCAGGTGGACGCGCAGCTGGCGCTGGCGGGCATCGAGGCGGACCTGGGCGCGAAGCAGTCCGGTGAGACGGCCGCGGCCGTGGAGCTGCGCCGCCTGCGGGTGCCGCCCGAGCCCGTGAAGGCCTTCGTGCCCGCGTACCCGCTGGTGGTGCCCATTGAAGCGAAGGGCACCGCGTCCATGGACGGCGACCTCGCGAAGGCGAAGCTGGGCGCGGCCGCGGGCAAGGCCACGCTGGACCTGACGGGCGACGTGAACCTCAAGACGTACCGCACCACGGAGACCACCGTGAAGGCGCGCGGGGTCAACCTGGCGGAGCTGATGGAGGGGGGCATCCCCACCAACATCGCCGCGGACCTCGTCGCGCACGGCGGCGGCGACAGCGTGGACACGCTGGACGGCGACGTGGCCCTCACGGTGTCCCCGTCGGAGTACCGGGGCCAGTCGGTGGGCCCCATCGAGCTGAAGGCCAGCGCGAAGGACGGCCGCTACAACGTGGCCAACCTGCGCGTGATGATGCCGGGCGCGGCGTTCATCGCGTCCGGCGAAGGCACCACGAAGGCGCTGGAGGCGCGCGGCAGCCTGTCCGCGGGCAACCTGAAGCTGCTGTCCCAGGCGCTCAACAAGCTCTTGCCCGGCGGCACCGTGCCGCCCATGTCCGGCAGCGGTTCGCTGGAGCTGCTGGTGCAGGGGCCGCCGCGCTCGCCGGGGGTGAAGGCGGACGGCAACTTCGTCGCGCTGAACTACGGCGACATCGCCATCACGGACCTGACGCTCAAGGCGAGCGTGCCGGACGTCACCCGGCCGCTCACCACCGACGCCACCGTGCTGGTGAGCCAGCTGAAGACCGCGGGCAGGACCTTCCGCGACCTGTCCCTGGCGCTCACCACCGACGCGAACCGCGAGCTGAAGGCGAGCGTGCGCGTGGACGGCGACGCGCAGCTCGCGCTGGGCGTGGAGGGCACGGTGGACGCGGACAACGAGGGGCTGGCCATGCGCGCCTTCTCGCTGTCCTGGCCGGAGGCCACCTGGACGCTCCAGCAGCCCACGCACCTGGCGTTCGGGGGCGGGCGCATCGCGCTGGAGCCGCCGCTGGCGCTCGCGTCGGGGCCGCAGACGCTGAAGATCGCCGCGCTGAAGGACGGCGAGCGCGTGGACGCGCGCATCGACCTGGGCGCCTTTGACCTGTCCAAGCTGCCGCGCATCGCGGTGCCGCAGGACCTGGGCCTGGGCGGCACGCTGTCCGGCCACGTCGCGGCGAAGGGGCGCATGGCCCGGCCGGACGCGGACGTGGACCTCACCCTGGTGGACGGCAAGGCGCGGGGCTACGAGGGCCTGGGGCTCCAGGTGAAGGCGCAATACGTGAAGGACCGCGCCACCGGCACGCTGGGCGCGGAGCTGAACGCGGCGCGCGTGTCCTCCAGGTTCGACGTGCCCGTGCAGGGCGTGCTCCGCCGCCGCAACGAGCCCCTCTCCCTGACGGTGAACCTGGAGAAGCTGGACGTCGCGGAGACGCTGAAGCTCGCGGCCCAGCCGCCCGGCCCCACGGGACAGATTACCGGCACGCTGGTGGTGAACGGCTCCGCGAAGGACCCGCGCCTGGACCTGAAGGTGGTGGGCGCGGACCTGCGCTACCCCGGCCGGCCGGAGGCCCTCTTCGCACAGGCGCTGGGCTTCGAGCTGCACGCGAACTCCGACGCGAACGACGCCACGCTGGGCGCACGGCTGGACGTGAAGGGCATCGCGCCGCGGGCCTACGTCGCGCTGAAGACGCCCTTCACGCTGGGCGGCGTCATCGCGAAGCCGCCCACGCCCGCGCAGGCGCTGGAGGCGCCGCTGCACCTGGAGGCGCTGATTGCGGAGCTGCCGCTGAAGCTGCTCCAGGGCGCGGAAGGCGTGGACAAGCCGGACGGCACGGTGACGCTGAAGGCGGACGTGAACGGCTCCGCGCTCGCGCCGCTGGGCCGCGTGGAGCTGCAGGCGAAGGGCGTCACCGCCAACGGCCTGCCGCCCCTCAACGGCACCGCGCTGGCGCTGGCGGGCGACAAGGACGTGAAGCTGACGCTGGACGTGCAGCGCCCCGACGGGCCGCTGGCCACGCTGGAGGCGCGCGTGCTGGCGCCGCTGGCCGCGCTCCAGGACCGGGAGGTGGTCAGCCGCGTGCCCTTCCGCATGAAGGGGCGCGTGGGGCCCGTGCCCTTGAGCGAGCTTCCCGGCATGGCGGTGCGGCAGCCCGGGCAGGGCAACCGCGGGCCGCAGGGCGTGCTGGCCATGGAGCTGATCGCGCGCGGCACGCCGGAGGCCCCGGAGCTGGAGCTGAACGCGGGCCTGCAGGGCCTGGGCGTCGCGCAGACGGCGCTGGGGCAGGCGCGGCTGCACTACTCCTACTCGGAGGCGAAGTCCCTCTTCGACGCGATGCTCACCGCGCCCGGCGGCGGGTCGCTGCTCTTGGGCGGCACGCTGGGGCTGGACCTGTCGCTGCCCGCGTTCCAGGCCGCGCAGGGGCCGGCGAAGAAGGTGGACCGGGCGCCGGTGGAGGTGTCGCTGCGCGCGCGCCGCTTCGACCCGACGTTCCTCTCCGGCATCTCCCCGTACGTGCGCTCGCTGGGCGGGCTCATGCAGGCGGACGCGAACCTGGGCGGCACCGTGGGCGCGCCCACCTTCAAGGGCACCCTGGCGTGGAAGGACGGCAAGCTGGGGCTGATGGGCTACGGCGAGTACCACGACATCCAGCTCGCGCTGAACGCGTCGCAGCAGCGCATCGAGCTCAAGCAGCTCACCGCGAAGTCCGGCAACGGTTCGCTGGAGCTGACGGCCACCGCGAACCGCCAGGGTAAGAGCGGCGAGTTCGTGATGGAGGGCAAGGGCCACACCAAGAACCTGCCCATCGTAGTGGAGGACCAGCTGATGGCCCTGCTCACGCTGAACCTGTCCATGAAGGGCAGCCTCAGCGAACGGCTGGTGAACATCAGCGACCTGTCCATCCCGGAGGCGCACGTCGAGTTGCCGGAGGCCAAGCGCAAGGACCTGCAGCCGCTGGAGCGCCCCGTGGACGTGGTGATGGTCCGCAACGGCGTGCCCGTGGACAAGCGCAAGAAGAAGGAGAAGGCGCCCACGCAGGTGGCCACGTCGCAGAAGGCGCAGAACCCGCGCAACGCCCCGGACTCGCCCGGCATGCCCGGCAACCCGCAGCCCACCGTGGGAGGCAGCGGGGACGCGGGCGGGCCCACGTCACAGGCGGAGGCGGAGGCCCTGGCGGAGGACGGCGAGGAGGAGGAGGCGCCGCAGCGCCAGTTCTGGGTGAACATCAACGCGCCCCGCAACCTCTGGGTGCGCGGCACGGACCTCAACGTCCAGCTGGGCCTGTCCGAGGGCTTCCGCGTCGAGTACGCCAACGAGGCGCGCATGTTCGGCGAGGTGATGGTGCTGCTGGGCCGCGTGGACGTGCTGGGCCGCCGCTTCGACGTGCAGCGCGACAGCCAGGTGCGCTTCACCGGCCCGGTGATGACGCCGTACATCAACGTCACCGCCGAACACCGCAACGACAACGCGAACGTCACCGTCTTCGTCACCGTGCGCGGGCAGGGCAAGGAGGTGACGCTGAAGACCACGAGCGACCCGGCCCTGCCGGAGTCGGAAATCTACACGCTGCTCGCCACCGGCCGCCGCACGCTGGAGCGCGGCTCCGGCGCGTCCATGAACGCGGGCGCGCAGGCCGCCTCCGTGGTGGGCTCATTCGTCGCCAACGAGGCGCGCAAGGCCATCGCCGCGAAGCTGCCCCTGGACGTGCTCTCCATCGAGGCGGGTGAAGGCGGCATCGCCGGCACCAAGCTGGAGGTGGGCACGTACGTGACGGACAAAATCTACGTCGGCTACACCGGCCGCGTGGGCGCCAACCTCCAGAAGGGGGAGAACGCCAACGCCGTGCGCTTCCAGTACCTCTTCAGCCCGCGCTGGAGCCTGGAGGGCATGTACGGCGACGCGCGCTCCGGCGGCCTGGACCTCATCTGGACGAAGGAATACTGA